TGCCATTAGTGCCATATATGCCAGTTTAAAATGCACTTCCCTAAACCAATTTGACCTTTCACttaattgattttcttttttccaatCCGAGTGAGATAACAGTTAATCATCTCTGTGTCTTGTTTCTTATATGGAAAATATGTTTAGTGTGGATTGCCACTCATTctaaatcatttttttttcctgtctGATGAAAAGAGAATCATGCTGGCAACAAAATCAATCCCTACTCTCTAGTACAGTCAAATTTGAGTAGCAACCAATGGTCCTACTATCACTCAAATACCATTTACAAACATTATATGCGTTGGATCCGTAATATGTCACAAGCGTTGGATCCGTAATGCCTCCTACTACACGCTCCGGAGTTCTGTCACAACCTTCAATTGGTTTGTGTTTGTAGCGCTCTGTACCAGTACTTGTTGGCAAGCATTGCGTCAAGTTCGTGGGGCAATATACATCTCTGCTCGACTTCTTGCAACATTTTATCCGAAAATAACTAAATCTCTACGCCGTGGAAATCATCTCAGCTTTTTTTTCTCATCCCTCGCCGTGGGGTTGATACATTTTCACGGGTCCAAACCCAAACACTTGAGAAATGCAACCCTCGCAAGTCTAAAATAATGGCAGGGATGGAGATATATGTTGGGTGTTGCAGAGCCCTCCATTTCTACCATGTCCTCTGCCCTCATTACTCTACTGGTGCTCGGTACTATTTCACCTTTCATACTTTCTCCTACCTGACAGGATTTTACAAGCTCAAATTAATTTATTGGTATACGTATTACagattttatacacatatgcAGGCAGTAATATTAGACATGTTTAATTAGTCAGCAAAATTTGGTCACTGCTATATGATTCAGAGCATATTAGCGTGTCGAGTACTACTGACAGACTACAAGCATGCTAAAATAGCCGACATTATATGAAGTTCCCTATATTTCAAATCGTTACACACTTACACATATAAACAATAAGCTCTTATCATtacagatttgcaaagcaaaaggtAGAAGGAAGATCAAATTGAAGAGAAAGGAAATCAACTCTTAAATGAATGTTGCCAATTCCATAAACAAACCATTGAAACAGTTACTCCCTCCATTTTCATTTCCTATCAGTAAACTCCCTCCAAATTTTAGCCGACAACTATATACCCTCACTTGTCAGCATCTGATGTGAAACTCAGATATGATAGAGAAACTAACAAGATTGCAGAAGGTCGATGAGAACAAAAGAGGTCTGAACAAATTTGAATACTGGTCTTATTTCCAATCAGTAAAACTATATATGAACCACATTTGACTACATTCTAGACCAAATCCCTAATTGGGTGGAATGCATTTTATAGATTGGTTCCAGATCTACCAAAGACGTGATATGTAACACTAATATGTGGTTTATAAAAATGGAGGGAGTAACTGTTTCTACTTCAACCAagttctataaaaaaaaagtccaatGTTTAAGGGATGACTAGCAACTTCACCAAAAGATTTCAAAAGTTTTGAGTTTATCAAAAGGGAGTTACATCTCCCGTCCTTTTGAAATGTGCAATCCCAACATAGAGTCAGTGTTGAATTTGGCAATTTTTGAACTTTCTCAATCCTCACTTCCCAAACCCAAAGGGTCACTCAAATGGAAATCTACATTTATGATGAAAAATTCTGTAGAACTACTTACATGCTACTGAAAGTTGAGGTGTCATATATATCATCATGAATTCTTTCCATCTTGTTGGTTATTTCACATTTCATCATATAACCACATTGCTCATATTTGGTGATCCGGTAGGAATCATATTCTGATTAGCCAATTCAACGAAAGCTAAATATAATATTACACAAAATTAaatgtcaaaaataaatttacagaAATTACTAAACGAAACCAGATGACAGGTCATGCGGTTGTTGATATTACATTTTCATGATCATCACAAAAGAATGAGAGATCGTCACGTTTCAGTCGTTTTCCGATTGTATCATCTCAACAACCATCAATGAGGTGTTCAATCCAGAATTCTATCACTCTACGCAAAATCTTATCTTTttcgtgaaaaagaaagaaagtatAACTCTTGAGCAGTTCTAAATTCGGCAATTATTGGCCAACAAAGTAAACAATTAACTATTTTGGTGGGGTGGGGGTCTCACAATCTTGCATATACAAGAAGCTAAGAACAGCCTGTTCTGAACAGGTCCACAAAATGGTGCTGTCCCCTGAAAATCTAAAAGGGAAATTAACTCACGAATTGTACTTACCTGGGTGTTCTGATCTACTTAAACAAATCCAAACCAATATGAACATAAAATCCTTTATCCTACGTTCACTTTTCTAACAACCAAATCCAATCAAGAAGACGAAATTAAAGGTGGGttggatttaaaaaaaaaaaaaccaaaccaaacctgGGTGTTCTGCAAACGGTTTGCAGAAACAGAGGTGGTGAAGTTGTGACTTGAAACCAAACGAGAGCTGGAAGATGAAGGCttggtgttgttgttgttgttgttgttgtcatCTGGGAGATCCAGGACCAATAAGCTGAAGCAGTAGagtagaaggaggaggaggaccaTGACTATGACCTGGATCCAAATAAGCCAGGGGACTCTGTAGGTGTCTATAGTGAGTTCATCTCCAAAATTATGCATGATCTTTGGTGTGAAGTGGGATTTAGAGAGATGGGTTTTGAGGTAAGGAAGGTGGGAGATTTGggtttaaagaaaaagagattgaTCGGGATTAAAGAAAAGGGAACGGGGATGTTGAGATGGGTTGGGACTTGGGACTTGGGACTTGGAGTGAAATGACAGGGGAAATTGACATTTGTATATATTTGGAGAGGTGGGAGATAAGTCACAAGTCTAAGAAACTGCGTCAGCGAGTTTGAAAACAATATTATACTTGACGACATTATATGGGCACGCGCTAGTTGACGCGCGTAAATGTAGCACGAGTTAAATCGGGACGATAGTGTTTATATACCGAAGGTACACATATTGGTCTCCAAGACACAAAAGGAATGAAGATCAAGTTAAGGAGGAGCATTGAAGTTCTTTCTTAGTTGGATTAGGAAATTACCTAGACGGGCCGGTATGTACCTCACGTAAGTAGGGTGTGATTGATTCCAATTATGGGTAGAATTATCTATAGTTGGGTATATAGAAATTGTTATGGAAAAGGGTTTGGAGTAAAAGATGTTTTccatattgagatgatttttttcctttcctaGATAGAGTGGTATTAGGAATGTATATCAATCTCTATTCTTGTTTAGGGTTTGGAGTTGCCGTGGgagatatatatagatataggCAGAGGGCATATATGTGGGGATATATAGATAGGTTGGAAACATATATGGGAGTGAGCCGAATAGAAAGAATGGGTGTTGTCCCATAGACACACGGAAGAgtgaagagaaaaaaagaaaagaaaatagagaTGAATCAAGAGAGAAGAATTTCACATCAACAAGGAAATTTGTTCTAGCAGATCTTagtgactccattgaagaccttagtggcatCATCGACAAGCTTAGTGAAGTCGAAATACGTGTGattacaacgatcttagtgaggttgtaattgacacttgaagcaacggtcttagtgaggttgtttcaatacttgattgtgattatcaagtaagaagtattttacttttgagaactaTATTATcattgattaaggtgtaatcattgtaatatgaattgttcaatagaaaagtaaaattcttctatatattCCGCTACTATTACTCGTtgttgttctatcttgtattttcatttggcATCAGAGCAGGTACTGGAGGTGTCCGGTAGATCTAGCTCAAGATGGAACGTCAAGGATTGAATCAGCCACCTTTGCTCGCTAGCATGGATTTTGCTCAATGGAAACTCCAAATGAGATCAtttatatatggtattgaCTTTCATGCATGGAGAAGTGTCGAACGTGGATGGAATCCTCCAATGAAAGAGGTTGATTCAAAAGCTCCTGAAGGATCGTCTATGCAAGAAttaaaagatgaagatgagtgGACTGACAAGGAAATCAAAGCTAGTGAAGGAAATCACAAAGCTTTGAATGCTCTTTACGCATCGATGAGCAgagatgaaaagaaaagagttcATAATTGCGTTACCGCCAAACAGGTTTGGGATAAACTTTGTGTTTTAAATGAAGGTAATGATATTGTAAAAGAACAACAATATTATTCTGAAATCGATGCTTTGAAAATGAGAGATGATGAaactattgatgatttttataGTCGTTTTACTGATCTTTCTAGTTTATGTGAAAGCCTTGGAAGGCCGTTACAAGAATCTGATATTGTAAGGAAAATATTACGATCTCTTCCAAAGTCATACAGGATGAAGAAGACAACAATCCAGGAGCAATATAATCTAAACGAATATTCTGTGGACTTGTTGATTGGAAATCTAAAGGCTTGGGAGATGGAGCTGGATGAGGATGAAAGACCAAAAGGTAAGAATTCAAAAAATATTGCCTTCAAGGTTACTGAACCCTCAAAATCAAAGTCTGAGGATTCTGAACATAATGAAATATTACTGTTGACTAAAGAGTTTAAGAaatttttgaatcagaaaaacaataggaataaacaaaataatcttAATTCTAGGAgaaattttaataataaaaattttgaaaaacgtAGTGATAATTTCTCTCAAAGGAAGTATGAGTATGGAAGTAGTAGTAACAACAATAAGAAATGTTATACTTGTGGTGGCATTGGCCACATTGCTACTGATTGTGGGAATAAAAAGACTGATTCAGGTAACAAGGCTTACAAGATATCTTGGAGTGACGATGATGATAGCTCCACAAAAAGGGACAAAACATTTGCTCTTGTATCTTCTTTCTCGTTAGATTATGCAGGTTCTGAAAATGaggatcaagaagaagatgaagacaaCAGCTATGAAGATAATGAGATGTTTGAATATCAAGCAAGAGTTATAAAAGCTGCAGAGaaaatttctgaaaaaaatCTTCTGTTAAAACAACAAGTAGAGATGCTGGAAAACGAAAAAGTGAAATGGGAAGAGGAGAAACTGCACATGCGAAAGAAAATGGACTATGGTGATCAAGTGATTGAACGAAAACATCTTTTAGCCAAAATTCAAATGCTACAAAATGAGGTAACAGAAaagaataatttaattaacttattaaactctaaacttggcAAGTTGCAGGTTTTGCTTGATGGAACGAATACCAAGGTTGAAAAGTTTCAACATAGTTCGAAATCACTATTTGATATTCTGTGTTCAGGAAAAAGCTACAACGATCGAACTGGCCTTGGATATACTGGTAAGAGTAGCTCAACTAGAAATCCGAATTTTTACACTAATTTTGTCCGTGAACAATCAGGTTCAAAGGAATGTGAGAAATACATTGAAGAACATGTAGAATCGGAAAAACTTCAGACCtcattcaaatcaaatattgtcAACTCGAATGATAGGTATGAGGAAGATATTCAAGATATTCGAAGTAAGTTGAAAGAGCATAGTCAGCTTTTACTTGATATCTCTCGTTTTGTTGGTTTTTCTAAATCTTATAAAGAAACTAAACAGGATACAGACATGGTTAGGAGACATTCAGGTAAGAAGGTTTGGAGGAAAAAGTATAATCATGATTCCATAGAAGCTTTTTGTAATTTGTGCCATATTGATATAGATTATGAATCGAATGATATTAAGGCTACGTGTAATGTTGCTATTACTGCGTTATCTGCTAGACAGGAGGACACTTGGTATATTGATAGTGGTTGTTCTAGACACATGTGTGGTAACAAACATTGGTTTTCTGACTTAGAAGAATCATGTGTGACAGGTGCGGTTACTTTTGGAGACGGGAAGAAAGCAAAAATAAGAGGGAAATGCTCAATCAGATCTCAGGATCTTAACTGCTTAAATAATGTTCTTTATGTTGAAGGTTTATCTAATAACCTTATTAGTGCTAGTCAATTAGCTGATGAGTATGAAGATGTCTGGTTTAACAAACGTCGTTGTGTGGTTTTTGACAAAGATGGTACAGTTGTGATGGAAGGGGTTAGATCATGAGATAATTGTTATCATGTTGCATCTAATTTAAAATCTGATAACTCGGAATCGTGTTTCAGGACTAGCTCAGTTGAGGAAACCATGGAGCTTTGGCATAAGCGTCTTGGTCATCTAAACTTTCAAGATTTGCTTAGACTATCTAGTCAAAAATTAGTAAGAGGCTTACCTATATTATGTGGCCGTACTGATGTTGTTTGTGGAGGATGTAAAACAGGTAAACAAACTCGTGCAAATCATAAAGTGGTGAATGCTTCCTCATCATCTCAACCTTTGGAGTTGTTACATAGGGACTTAATGAGACCTTCTGCTACTGTAAGTATGGCTGGTAAGGAATATATTTTTGTTGTGGTTGATGACTATTCTCGATTTACATGGGTTGATTTTTTAAAGGATAAAAGTGAGACATTTGATTCTTTCGAAAAAAATGAGTAAACAACTTATAGTGGAAAAACAATAAGCTAATCTTCAAATCGCTAGAATTAGATTTGACAATGGAATTGAATTTAAAAATTCcagattttttaaatattgtcGAGATTACGGTGTGTTTCATGAGTTTTCAGCTCCCATAACCCCTCAACAGAATGGAATAGCAGAACGCAAAAACATATCCTTATTAGACATGGCAAGGGTAATGTTGCATTCAACTGGTTTAAGTGAGAATTTTTGGGCTGAAGCTGTAAATACTGCATGCTACGTTGGGAATCGAGTTCTTCTTCGTTCAGGTACAAAGAACACTCCATATGAATTATGGAAAGGTAAGAAACCTGATGTAAGTTACTTTCATGTTTTTGGAAATCcttgttatattttaaaagacCGTGAACATCTAGCTAAATTTGCTCCAAGATCAGACTCAGGTATTTTTCTTGGCTATTCTCTAGACAGTCGTGCTTATAGAGTGTATAATAAAGAAACTCGAACTGTCATGGATTCCATAAATGTTTCTATTGATGATAATTTTAATGAGTCCAATTTATCTGAAGAAAGTCTAACTAGTTCGAAAGATGAGAATGTGCACTCACAGGAAGCAGTCACAGAAGTGGATAAAAATCTACAACCTGCAGTAAAATATCGAACTGGATTCAAGCAGGTTAGAAAAGATCATTCATTCAATGATATCATTGGAGATAATGGTGAAGGCATGCGTACAAGAAGGAAGACTGTTGAGATTACTTCAGCCACAAAAGACGACTCTGAATGTTCCAACACAGAAATTGTGGACATCAATAAAGCTCTAGTAAGTTTTGTCAAAGAAAGAGTTAAAGAAACTAACAAATTAAAATGTTTTGGATTTGTTTCTTTGATAGAACCTAAAAATATCAAGGAGGGTTTGTTAGATGATGATTGGATCAATGCAATGCAAGAGGAACTAaatcaatttgaaaagaaTGAGGTATGGATTCTTGTTCCTCGTCCTGAGAACACTAATGTTGTTGGTACTAAGTGGATTTTCAGGAATAAAATGGATGAACATGGCACAATCACAAGAAATAAAGCAAGATTAGTTGCTCAAGGATATTCACAGGTCGAAGGCCTGGACTTTGATGAAACTTTTGCCCCAGTGGCTCGACTTGAATCCATCAGACTTTTGTTAGCCATTGCATGTCAACGTAAGTTTAAGTTATTTCAAATGGATTTAAAAAACTGCTTTTTTAAATGGTGAAGTACAAGAGGAAGTGTTTGTTGAACAACCTCCGGGATTCAAAGATATTCATCATCCTGATTACGTTTGGAAACTTAAAAAGGCTgtttatggtcttaaacaggcCCCTCGTGCCTGGTATGATAAACTCTCTACTTATCTTGTTTCTCAAGGTTATTTCCGAGGCACTGTAGACAAAACTCTATTTGTTAAACATGTTGAAAGTCATCTCATGGTTGCACAagtttatgttgatgatattgttTTTGGATCTACTTCTGATGTTTTAGTAAAAGAATTCACTAGAATCATGACTAATAAGTTTGAGATGAGTATGTGTGGTGAACTTACTTACTTTTTGGGTCtgcaaattaaacaaaatcataatgGCATTTTTCTATCCCAATCAAAATATGCTGAAAACCTCATTAAGAAATTTGGTATGACTGAGAAGAAATCGGTTAGTACACCTATGAGTACCACCATAAAGTTATGTCATGATCTTGATGGTAAGTCTGTTGACCAAACTAAATATCGTAGTATGATTGGTAGTTTGCTTTACCTTACTGCTAGTCGTCCTGATATATCTTACAGTGTAGGTGTTTGTGCCAGGTTTCAGGCCAA
This genomic interval from Argentina anserina chromosome 1, drPotAnse1.1, whole genome shotgun sequence contains the following:
- the LOC126802115 gene encoding uncharacterized protein LOC126802115, with product MERQGLNQPPLLASMDFAQWKLQMRSFIYGIDFHAWRSVERGWNPPMKEVDSKAPEGSSMQELKDEDEWTDKEIKASEGNHKALNALYASMSRDEKKRVHNCVTAKQVWDKLCVLNEGNDIVKEQQYYSEIDALKMRDDETIDDFYSRFTDLSSLCESLGRPLQESDIVRKILRSLPKSYRMKKTTIQEQYNLNEYSVDLLIGNLKAWEMELDEDERPKGKNSKNIAFKVTEPSKSKSEDSEHNEILLLTKEFKKFLNQKNNRNKQNNLNSRRNFNNKNFEKRSDNFSQRKYEYGSSSNNNKKCYTCGGIGHIATDCGNKKTDSGNKAYKISWSDDDDSSTKRDKTFALVSSFSLDYAGSENEDQEEDEDNSYEDNEMFEYQARVIKAAEKISEKNLLLKQQVEMLENEKVKWEEEKLHMRKKMDYGDQVIERKHLLAKIQMLQNEVTEKNNLINLLNSKLGKLQVLLDGTNTKVEKFQHSSKSLFDILCSGKSYNDRTGLGYTGKSSSTRNPNFYTNFVREQSGSKECEKYIEEHVESEKLQTSFKSNIVNSNDRYEEDIQDIRSKLKEHSQLLLDISRFVGFSKSYKETKQDTDMVRRHSGKKVWRKKYNHDSIEAFCNLCHIDIDYESNDIKATCNVAITALSARQEDTWYIDSGCSRHMCGNKHWFSDLEESCVTGAVTFGDGKKAKIRGKCSIRSQDLNCLNNVLYVEGLSNNLISASQLADEYEDVWFNKRRCVVFDKDGTVVMEGVRS
- the LOC126787119 gene encoding uncharacterized protein LOC126787119, producing MHNFGDELTIDTYRVPWLIWIQVIVMVLLLLLLYCFSLLVLDLPDDNNNNNNNTKPSSSSSRLVSSHNFTTSVSANRLQNTQVGESMKGEIVPSTSRVMRAEDMVEMEGSATPNIYLHPCHYFRLARVAFLKCLGLDP